TAGGCAACTTCGATCCGCACCTCGCCTGGCCGGGGTTCCGGAATGTCCACAGTGGTCACCCGGACGTCCTTGGCGCCGTGCCACACCGCGGCCCTCATCGGACCGGCTCCGGTTCCTGAGCGGCCGCGGCGGCGCGCCTGCGCAGCACCATCGGCGCGGTTTCCCGCAGCCCGAGGGAGAGCAGCACCACGAGTACCGCGCCACCGGCGGCGATGAACATCGCCGACTGCAGGCCCCAGATGTCGGAGGCCCAGCCGGCGACCAGCGGGCCGAGGAAGCCGCCCGCTAGCTCGCCGACGCCCATCACCAGGCCGAGCGCGGTGGCCAGGGCCGCCGGGTGCACGGTCTCCGCCGGGATGGTGGCCATGAACAGGGTGAAGCAGCCGAGTCCGGTGTAGGTCAGCACCACGATCACGCCCAGCAGCAACGGATCCGCCACGTACACCACGGCCAGCGGGCAGAGCGCGGCGACCGCGGTGAAGGCGATCATCGTGGTCTTGCGCCCGATCCGATCGGAGATCGCGGGAGTGAGGAAGCCCCACACCACCCAGGCCACCCCGAAGCAGGTCATGACGGCGCTCATGGTTCCCGGTGCGAAGCCCTTGACATCGGTAAGGTACTTCGGGGTGAAGGTGATGATCACGATGAACCAGGTGAGATAGCAGCAGGCGGCCAGTACGCACAGCAGCACGTTGCGGTGCCGCAGCACCTGCCACAGCGAGGGTTTCTCCGCGGTTGGGGTGCGTTCGGTGGTCGCCGTGACCCGGCCGAGCGGAGGGGTCTCCCGGACCGAGCGCCAGATCCACAGCGCGATCAGCAGCCCGGGAATGATGGTGAGGTGGAAGGCCGTCCGCCAGCCGTGCTCCTCGGCGATCCACACCGCCACCAGCGGGCAGACGATGCCGCCGAGCAGACCGGCCGATGAGCCCTGCACCAGCCCCATGTTCAGCCCGCGCCGGTGCTCGGCCGAGGCCTCCACCATCAGCGACTGCGCGATCGGCAACACCGCGCCCTCGGCGATGCCCATCAGCGCCCTGGCGATCAGCAGCCCGACGAACCCGGTCATCAGCCCGGATGCGGCGGAGAATACGGAGAACATGAGGACCGCGGCGATCAGGATCGGCTTGCGGGTGCCGAGCCGGTCGGAGAGCCTGCCGAAGAACAGGCCGGAAAGGGCCCAGGTGAGTGCGAGTACCCCGGACAGCGTGCCGAGCTCGGTGTTGGAGAGCCCGAAGTCGCCGTCGATATAGGGCGCCAGAAAGGACAGTGCCTGCCGATCGAAGAACACGAAACCGAAGGACAGGAACAGGACCGTCAGTAGCAGGTACTCGTACCGCCGCGCGGGGGTCGCCGGTGACCGGTTGCCGAACATGGTGATCGCCTGACCTCAGCGGAAGAGCGAGTTGACGTAGTCGGCGCCGATGCCGACCTTCTCGTAATGCTTGCGGCACAGGTCGATGTAGTCGTGCACATCGAAGAACCCGGCTGTGTCGCCGTTCTCGTCCAGCCAGATCAGCGGACCCTTGACGATGAACATCGTCTTCATCGGCTCGTCGCTCTCGTAGGCGACCAGGGTGTGCCCCTCGCCGGGGGCCTCGTACACGAAGTCGCCTGCCGAGGCCGTCCAGGGGCGTTCCAGGTACCCCCATTTGCCGGAGATGGTGTAGGCGAACACCTCGTGCGGATGGTAGTGCCGGTTGACCAGTCCGGCCTCCTTGGCGCGCAGGATGTCCGACCAGGAGTTGTCCTTCACGTTGATCCACAGTGGACGTGATCCGACGGTGTCGGTGAAGGGCGCGTAGTAGCGGTCGTCATCGGTGGCAACCTGGGAGAGGTAGACCTCCGGTTGCGCATCCGGCTTGAAGGAGTTCTGGATCGGCTTGAGGCCCTTCCAGAACTCGGTGGTGGCCTGCTCGGGCATGTTTCCCTCCTGTCCGCGACGACTGGTAACGGGCAGTCAACCCCGCCGGGGTGGCGTGGTCTTTCCCAGAAGGGACCTCACCGGTTGCCTGATCCGGACATACCGGCAGAAGCTGCGATCTTGGACGACGAGGTGCAGGATGTCCGGATGAGCACTGCGGTAGAGCCGGTGTCCCCGCCCCCGGACTTCCCCGTGTACGGGCTGGACCAGGCCTGGCAGGGACCGAGGTGGCTGGACTTCTTCGAGGCCAAACAGGGTGCGCCTGCCTGGGCGCTGTGGCTGGGCCATCGCGCCGAGGACGGCTCCGGCGGGGTACGGATCGGTACCCTGCCCCGCTCGCGCTACGACGCGACGTTCACTCCCCGTGGCGGCGACAACCTCGCCCCGGTCGCGTTCAGCGCCGCCTTCGGCCTGGTCAACCTGACCCTGCCGGACGCGGCGGTGCAGCGCCCGGACGGGCTGATCCCCGCGCTGGTCGAACACGCGGAGCAACAGGCCAAGCGGCACGCCGAGTGGCGCCGGGTCACCTGGGACGTGGAGGGCACCCCGGTCCGGGCCGCGGTGTGGCGGTTCGCCGGCGCATGGGCGGGCTTCACCGACGCACTCGGCGGGACGTACCTGGTGGCGGTCGGGATCGAAGTGCAGCCGGAAGGGCTGCGACTGAGCCGCTTCCCCGGCTCCAAGGAGCACGGGATCGACCTGGACGCCCCGCTGGATCTGGTGGAGCTGGGCAGGCAACGGCATGAGCGCCCGGACACCTGGCTACCCCCACCCCGCCGCGACTCCTTCCACCCCGATCAGCTCGCCGTCCTGGACCGCCCTTCCCCCACCCCACGAATGCCCTGAACGTGGCTTTCGGGACGTTCAACGTCCCAAAAGTGCCGTTCGCAACGTCCAGTGTCTCGATCGCCACGTTCAGGGCGCTGGGTTGTCGGTCGGTGAGCTTGGTTCAGAACTGGTAGTAGTGGTCACGGTCTCCCTTCTGACCTGCGGTAATGGAGATCATTCAGGCCGCCAGGCCGTCATCGGGCCGTTCGGGGGAGCCAGGCCGGAACCCGAACGCCTTGTCGACAGCCCGCCGGGTCCGGTCCTTGCTGGACGGCATCAAGTGCGTGTACGTCCGCAGGGTGAAGCCCGGATCTGCGTGACCCAGGTACTCCGCGAGGGCAGTGATCGTCTCGCCAGCGTCGAGCAGGGTGGAGGCGTA
The sequence above is drawn from the Amycolatopsis aidingensis genome and encodes:
- a CDS encoding MFS transporter, whose amino-acid sequence is MFGNRSPATPARRYEYLLLTVLFLSFGFVFFDRQALSFLAPYIDGDFGLSNTELGTLSGVLALTWALSGLFFGRLSDRLGTRKPILIAAVLMFSVFSAASGLMTGFVGLLIARALMGIAEGAVLPIAQSLMVEASAEHRRGLNMGLVQGSSAGLLGGIVCPLVAVWIAEEHGWRTAFHLTIIPGLLIALWIWRSVRETPPLGRVTATTERTPTAEKPSLWQVLRHRNVLLCVLAACCYLTWFIVIITFTPKYLTDVKGFAPGTMSAVMTCFGVAWVVWGFLTPAISDRIGRKTTMIAFTAVAALCPLAVVYVADPLLLGVIVVLTYTGLGCFTLFMATIPAETVHPAALATALGLVMGVGELAGGFLGPLVAGWASDIWGLQSAMFIAAGGAVLVVLLSLGLRETAPMVLRRRAAAAAQEPEPVR
- a CDS encoding 2,4'-dihydroxyacetophenone dioxygenase family protein, with protein sequence MPEQATTEFWKGLKPIQNSFKPDAQPEVYLSQVATDDDRYYAPFTDTVGSRPLWINVKDNSWSDILRAKEAGLVNRHYHPHEVFAYTISGKWGYLERPWTASAGDFVYEAPGEGHTLVAYESDEPMKTMFIVKGPLIWLDENGDTAGFFDVHDYIDLCRKHYEKVGIGADYVNSLFR